One genomic region from Chloroflexota bacterium encodes:
- a CDS encoding 3-hydroxyacyl-CoA dehydrogenase NAD-binding domain-containing protein, translated as MMKAKMRIRKAAVLGAGVMGSKIAALLAGVDIPTCLLDIVPKELDQKDIKKGLTRESPEFRNKLAKTGIDNTFMASPPAFFVPQDAKLITPGNFEDHMAWLSDVDWVIEVVAEDIRIKVELLKKVESVIKPGTIVSTNTSGLSIEKISEGLSKETRAHFLGTHFFNPPRHMKLLEIIPAMSTDKEVLSFMADFCEKRLGKSIVFAKDTPNFIANRIGAYAMLMGIRDMLEAGYTIEEVDAITGPPMGRPKSASFRTADMVGLDVFIKVAQNVRDNIQDASEKEAFAVPSLLTKMTEAGLLGDKTQKGFYKKVTDLSGTKIYSMDYNTMEYVLQRKANLPLLDELKRVADPAVSLQKLVYSDDRAGRFAWKVLKKMLLYCASKVPEISDNILAVDQAMRWGFNWELGPFETWDAIGLRKSVERMQQEGERIPANIEHMLSAGKERFYEKRRGRHYYFDFAKSDYVEIEEKPQIILLPSVKGKKGRVVRSNAGASLLDMGDGVVCLEFHTANSAIDGDVIQMMNDSVAEVEENWEGMVISNQGVNFCVGADVKLIYGLAMNKDWKALEQAVKDFQQGCMRIKYSEKPVVAAPFRMTLGGGCEVCLAASMVRAYAEAYMGLVEMGVGLIPGGGGTKEMVLRAIDWVPSSVPSAAPGGGRPDLIPYVARAFETIATAKVSNSARDAQGIGYMSPHDKITMNLDHLLYDARQSVLSLAGEGYRPPRRRDDIRVVGRTGRAVLELMVYLLRDAGYITETDAHLAKKLAYVITGGDLDQNTLVTEEYLLDLEREVFLSLAGEEKTQARLKSMVETGRPLRN; from the coding sequence ATGATGAAAGCGAAGATGAGAATCAGGAAAGCCGCAGTCCTCGGCGCTGGCGTAATGGGCAGCAAGATCGCAGCACTCTTGGCTGGTGTCGATATCCCTACCTGTCTCTTGGATATCGTACCGAAAGAACTTGATCAGAAGGATATCAAGAAGGGACTGACCAGAGAATCGCCCGAGTTCAGGAACAAGCTGGCGAAGACGGGCATAGACAATACATTCATGGCCAGCCCACCCGCCTTCTTTGTTCCACAGGATGCCAAATTGATTACCCCGGGCAACTTTGAGGACCATATGGCGTGGCTATCAGATGTTGACTGGGTTATCGAGGTGGTGGCAGAGGACATCAGGATAAAGGTGGAGTTGCTGAAAAAGGTTGAGTCTGTCATCAAACCCGGCACTATTGTGAGCACGAACACCTCAGGACTCTCTATAGAGAAAATATCGGAAGGGCTGTCGAAGGAGACCAGGGCACACTTTCTGGGAACGCATTTCTTCAATCCGCCAAGGCATATGAAGCTCCTGGAGATCATCCCTGCGATGTCCACCGATAAAGAGGTGCTCTCCTTCATGGCTGATTTCTGCGAGAAGCGGCTGGGCAAGAGCATTGTCTTTGCCAAGGACACGCCCAATTTCATCGCCAATAGGATTGGTGCCTATGCCATGCTGATGGGCATCAGGGACATGTTGGAGGCTGGCTATACCATTGAGGAAGTGGATGCCATAACGGGGCCTCCCATGGGCAGGCCGAAGAGCGCCTCCTTCAGGACAGCCGACATGGTGGGGCTGGATGTCTTCATCAAGGTGGCCCAGAACGTGCGGGACAATATCCAGGATGCATCCGAGAAGGAGGCTTTCGCTGTCCCATCGTTGCTGACGAAGATGACGGAGGCTGGCCTCCTTGGAGACAAGACGCAAAAGGGTTTCTATAAGAAAGTGACAGATCTCTCAGGAACCAAGATATATTCTATGGACTACAACACTATGGAATACGTCCTGCAGAGAAAAGCCAATCTACCCCTTCTTGATGAGCTCAAGCGCGTGGCTGACCCTGCTGTGAGCTTGCAGAAGCTTGTTTATTCGGATGACCGGGCCGGGCGTTTTGCCTGGAAGGTGCTCAAGAAGATGCTCCTCTATTGTGCGTCGAAGGTTCCTGAGATATCGGATAACATCCTGGCTGTGGATCAGGCCATGAGGTGGGGGTTCAACTGGGAGCTTGGCCCCTTTGAGACCTGGGATGCCATTGGTCTCCGGAAATCTGTGGAAAGGATGCAACAGGAAGGAGAGAGGATACCGGCTAATATTGAGCACATGCTCTCGGCTGGAAAGGAGCGGTTCTATGAGAAGCGGCGCGGGCGGCACTATTACTTTGACTTTGCGAAATCGGATTATGTAGAGATTGAGGAGAAGCCGCAGATTATCCTCCTGCCTTCGGTGAAGGGGAAGAAAGGAAGAGTGGTCCGTTCCAATGCAGGAGCCAGCCTGCTGGACATGGGCGATGGCGTTGTCTGCCTGGAGTTTCATACTGCCAACAGTGCCATCGATGGTGATGTCATTCAGATGATGAACGACAGCGTGGCGGAGGTGGAGGAGAACTGGGAAGGGATGGTTATCAGCAACCAGGGCGTCAACTTCTGTGTGGGGGCTGATGTCAAGCTGATCTATGGCCTTGCCATGAACAAAGACTGGAAGGCTTTGGAGCAGGCGGTGAAGGACTTCCAGCAGGGCTGCATGCGCATTAAATACTCGGAGAAACCGGTGGTGGCTGCGCCCTTCCGCATGACGCTGGGAGGAGGCTGTGAGGTCTGCCTGGCCGCCAGCATGGTGAGGGCGTATGCCGAGGCCTACATGGGCCTGGTGGAGATGGGAGTCGGCCTGATTCCCGGTGGGGGTGGCACCAAGGAGATGGTTCTCAGAGCCATTGACTGGGTACCATCGAGTGTTCCCAGCGCAGCACCCGGTGGAGGCCGCCCTGACCTTATCCCCTACGTGGCGCGAGCTTTTGAGACCATAGCCACAGCCAAAGTGTCCAACTCTGCGCGGGATGCCCAGGGTATAGGGTATATGAGCCCCCATGACAAGATCACCATGAACCTGGACCACCTGCTCTATGATGCCAGGCAATCGGTGCTTTCTCTGGCCGGGGAGGGCTACCGTCCGCCGCGGCGAAGGGACGATATCAGGGTAGTCGGCAGAACAGGAAGAGCCGTATTGGAACTGATGGTCTATCTATTGCGGGATGCGGGGTATATTACTGAGACCGATGCCCATCTGGCGAAGAAGCTGGCCTATGTGATCACCGGCGGTGACCTCGACCAGAACACCCTGGTAACCGAGGAATACCTGCTGGACCTGGAGCGGGAGGTATTCCTCTCGCTTGCCGGTGAAGAGAAGACTCAAGCCAGGTTGAAGAGCATGGTCGAAACCGGCAGGCCGCTGAGAAACTAA
- a CDS encoding phosphoenolpyruvate carboxykinase (ATP) produces the protein MTGFDLSQFAKTAGRIRKKAAEEGRLMHNPPDEELERIVEREPGVRRTIYGNMVARSEPTSRAAMFTRNSVDNAFGKEEQELLAQCERILATKKLISIDRAVGNEESETVVRVTVPEEFAHVAYGGKNLFIPVKRRVGQPDYEIIFFNDEAFETNKSKPLPKKDVTIRLAMLDDGRVIKVVRNCNYIGEYKKGVFASEDWVAKTRRGGIFLHAGCREDYLQSVHGDYRLTRTLLSSLSANGKTTLTGKTLAQKEKEKSWLVQDDGGTLMPDGSYHGFEMGGIFVKTDGVNPGEQAEIYYGLLKPGTLGENIYVTEDGDLDLYNLDITSNGRAVIQRRDFMHASTHIDVERVDNLILLTRGPLIPAIARLTLEQTVALMILGQAMESSAGDPTRAGTIRTEFFYDPFMAGDKAEHANIFYGILRGLPHMHYYLINTSGIGEGEHYRQIKLEYTLAILDSLLRGGLEDWVESPSGFKVPAAVRLVDDIYFHPELLYSRAEFEAEMRELNRLRHETIEQMGSRLHPDIRKVF, from the coding sequence ATGACAGGATTTGATCTGAGCCAATTTGCCAAAACCGCCGGGCGGATCAGGAAGAAGGCAGCAGAGGAAGGCCGCTTGATGCACAACCCTCCTGATGAGGAACTGGAACGGATTGTGGAGAGGGAGCCAGGCGTCAGGAGAACAATATACGGAAACATGGTTGCCAGGAGTGAGCCTACCTCGCGGGCGGCGATGTTTACCCGGAATAGCGTTGACAATGCCTTTGGCAAAGAAGAGCAAGAACTCTTGGCCCAATGCGAAAGGATACTGGCCACCAAGAAGTTGATCTCCATAGACAGGGCAGTTGGCAATGAAGAGAGTGAAACTGTGGTGAGGGTAACTGTCCCGGAGGAATTTGCGCATGTTGCCTATGGGGGAAAGAACCTTTTTATTCCGGTAAAACGAAGGGTCGGGCAACCAGACTATGAGATCATATTCTTCAATGATGAGGCTTTCGAGACCAACAAATCAAAGCCCCTTCCTAAGAAGGATGTCACCATAAGGCTGGCTATGCTGGATGATGGCAGAGTCATCAAGGTGGTCAGGAACTGCAACTACATCGGTGAATACAAGAAGGGGGTCTTTGCTTCGGAGGACTGGGTGGCCAAAACCAGGAGGGGTGGAATTTTCCTGCACGCCGGTTGCCGGGAGGACTACCTCCAATCAGTGCATGGCGACTATCGGCTGACCAGGACGTTGCTTTCCTCCTTAAGTGCTAACGGAAAAACCACTCTCACCGGCAAAACACTGGCCCAAAAAGAGAAGGAAAAGTCCTGGCTGGTGCAGGATGATGGGGGTACCCTAATGCCAGACGGGTCTTATCACGGCTTTGAAATGGGTGGCATATTTGTGAAGACAGATGGTGTCAATCCCGGGGAGCAGGCGGAGATCTACTATGGCTTGCTCAAGCCGGGCACCCTTGGCGAAAACATCTACGTTACAGAAGATGGTGACCTTGATCTCTACAACCTGGATATAACTTCCAATGGAAGGGCGGTCATCCAGAGAAGAGATTTCATGCATGCCAGCACTCATATCGATGTTGAAAGGGTGGATAACCTGATTCTCCTCACCAGGGGACCTCTGATCCCGGCGATAGCCAGGCTGACTCTGGAGCAGACGGTGGCACTCATGATTCTGGGCCAGGCTATGGAGTCATCAGCCGGCGATCCAACCCGGGCAGGAACCATCAGAACCGAGTTCTTCTATGACCCGTTTATGGCAGGTGATAAGGCAGAACACGCGAACATATTCTATGGAATACTGAGGGGCCTTCCTCATATGCACTATTACCTCATCAATACCAGCGGTATAGGTGAGGGGGAACATTACCGGCAGATAAAACTGGAATATACGCTGGCCATCCTCGATTCTCTGCTGAGGGGAGGGCTGGAAGACTGGGTAGAATCTCCGTCCGGTTTCAAAGTTCCCGCAGCAGTGAGGTTGGTGGACGATATCTACTTCCACCCTGAGTTGCTGTACTCTCGCGCGGAGTTCGAAGCCGAAATGAGGGAACTCAACAGATTAAGACACGAGACTATCGAACAGATGGGCAGCAGGCTGCATCCCGACATAAGGAAGGTCTTTTAG
- a CDS encoding thiolase family protein encodes MKEAVVVSVVRTALGRANNGSLKNSRPEHTASEVVKEAVKKARGLKPEEIDDLIIGCSFPEAEAGMNLGRVVALKAGLPSRVPGITVNRYCASGLEAIAIASQKIMCGFADVVVAAGADHMSLIPMGGNKPLPDPDLVGIWPGAYITMGLTAENVAQRFKISRQDQDTFALESHQKAVKAQADGRFKEQILPLKVVDRGFEGGKAVSREKIFDKDECVRPDTSLEALSKLRPIFRAGGTVTAGNSCPMNDGAAAAVVMSREKAKELGLKPMAVFRSIGVGGVDPEIMGIGPVVAIPKAVKYAGISLDQVDLIELNEAFASQSIYVVRTLGIDPGKLNVNGGSIALGHPLGCTGVYLTTKLLYEMERRKARYGIVTMCIGGGMGAAAVFEREP; translated from the coding sequence ATGAAGGAAGCAGTCGTAGTATCGGTAGTGAGGACAGCCTTGGGCAGGGCCAATAACGGCAGCCTCAAAAACAGCCGGCCAGAGCACACGGCTTCGGAAGTAGTGAAGGAAGCTGTCAAGAAGGCCAGAGGGCTAAAGCCTGAAGAAATCGATGATCTCATCATAGGTTGCTCCTTCCCTGAGGCAGAGGCTGGCATGAACCTGGGCCGCGTCGTGGCTCTCAAAGCAGGGCTGCCCTCCAGGGTGCCCGGTATCACGGTCAATAGATACTGTGCCTCTGGTCTGGAGGCCATTGCCATTGCCAGTCAGAAGATCATGTGTGGCTTTGCTGATGTCGTAGTAGCTGCGGGTGCGGACCACATGAGCCTGATCCCCATGGGGGGAAACAAGCCGCTCCCCGATCCTGACCTGGTGGGGATTTGGCCTGGAGCTTACATAACCATGGGGCTGACGGCTGAGAATGTCGCCCAGCGGTTCAAGATAAGCCGGCAAGATCAGGATACGTTTGCTCTGGAAAGCCATCAGAAGGCAGTCAAAGCGCAGGCTGATGGTAGATTCAAAGAACAGATTCTGCCGTTGAAGGTGGTAGACCGCGGCTTCGAAGGCGGCAAGGCCGTGAGCCGTGAGAAGATATTTGATAAGGATGAGTGTGTCAGGCCGGATACTTCGTTGGAGGCCCTCTCCAAACTCAGGCCCATCTTCCGGGCTGGGGGGACGGTGACGGCAGGAAACTCCTGTCCCATGAATGACGGAGCGGCGGCGGCAGTGGTCATGTCACGGGAGAAGGCCAAGGAGTTGGGACTGAAACCAATGGCCGTTTTCAGGTCCATCGGCGTTGGTGGAGTGGACCCGGAGATCATGGGCATAGGCCCGGTGGTGGCCATTCCCAAGGCGGTGAAGTATGCCGGGATCAGCCTCGACCAGGTGGATCTCATAGAACTGAATGAGGCGTTTGCCTCCCAATCCATTTATGTGGTCAGAACGTTGGGCATAGACCCGGGCAAGCTTAATGTCAACGGTGGCTCTATTGCTCTGGGCCATCCCCTGGGCTGCACGGGGGTGTATCTCACCACCAAGCTCCTCTATGAGATGGAGCGGCGAAAAGCCAGGTACGGCATTGTCACCATGTGTATCGGTGGGGGCATGGGGGCGGCAGCCGTCTTTGAAAGAGAACCGTAA
- a CDS encoding MarR family transcriptional regulator yields MNEANLLRLLPLLREVLAKVGLHRTRTGSDLDLTSLQTQALTTVLKKDSLTMGELAKDMFIVQSAATRIVDELVRKGLVKRADDRRDRRVTRLKITTKGREACDRAYRESYFLLAQVLERISPAEQEALIGGLGAFLNGVKAVEQEVFRKYDQDKRAQLAKSLDQETSTVVLSSDSRFSDIEFGAG; encoded by the coding sequence ATGAACGAAGCCAATTTGCTGAGGCTTCTGCCCCTGCTTCGCGAGGTGCTGGCAAAGGTCGGACTTCACAGAACAAGGACCGGTTCGGATTTAGATCTTACCAGTTTGCAGACCCAGGCGCTGACGACGGTCTTGAAGAAAGACAGTCTTACCATGGGTGAACTTGCAAAGGACATGTTCATTGTTCAGTCTGCGGCTACGCGTATAGTTGATGAACTGGTTAGAAAGGGACTGGTGAAAAGAGCCGATGACCGTAGGGATCGACGGGTGACTCGTCTCAAGATAACGACAAAGGGGCGAGAAGCATGTGACCGGGCATATCGCGAAAGCTACTTTTTGCTGGCGCAGGTTCTGGAGCGGATTAGCCCTGCTGAGCAAGAGGCATTGATTGGGGGCTTGGGCGCATTTCTGAATGGGGTTAAGGCTGTCGAGCAAGAGGTGTTTCGCAAGTATGACCAAGATAAACGCGCCCAACTTGCGAAATCCTTGGATCAGGAGACGTCAACAGTAGTTTTATCTTCAGATAGCAGATTCTCGGATATTGAATTCGGTGCTGGCTGA